From a single Nicotiana tabacum cultivar K326 chromosome 8, ASM71507v2, whole genome shotgun sequence genomic region:
- the LOC107769377 gene encoding uncharacterized protein LOC107769377 — MASNSGPAYAYTVVYVKDVAKSVAFYAEAFGYNVRRLDDNRKWGELESGATTIAFTPIHQHETDDLTGQVQTPHSRGDRQPVELCFDYVDIDAAYKRAVENGAVAVSQPEEKKWGQKVGYVRDLDGNIVRLGSHVHPK; from the exons atggcATCAAACTCGGGGCCAGCATACGCATATACAGTAGTGTATGTTAAAGACGTTGCCAAATCTGTCGCTTTTTATGCTGAAGCCTTCGGCTACAACGTTCGCCGCTTAGACGATAATCGCAA ATGGGGAGAATTGGAGAGTGGAGCCACCACAATAGCATTCACGCCTATCCATCAGCACGAGACAGATGACTTAACGGGTCAGGTCCAGACCCCTCATTCCCGGGGCGATAGGCAACCCGTTGAGCTTTGCTTTGATTATGTAGACATCGATGCTGCCTACAAG AGGGCAGTAGAAAATGGGGCAGTTGCGGTGAGCCAGCCTGAGGAGAAGAAATGGGGACAGAAAGTTGGATATGTACGAGATCTTGATGGTAACATCGTTAGATTGGGAAGCCATGTCCATCCTAAATAA